Proteins from a genomic interval of Polaribacter sp. Q13:
- the fbaA gene encoding class II fructose-bisphosphate aldolase codes for MSHNIKPGVATGSEVQAIFKYAKEKGFALPAVNVIGSDTINGVLETARDLNAPVIIQFSNGGAQFNAGKGLSNEGEKAAIAGGIAGAKHIHELAVAYGVPVILHTDHCAKKLLPWIDGLLDASEKHFEETGKPLYSSHMIDLSEEPIEENIAICKTYLARMSKMGMTLEIELGITGGEEDGVDNSDVDESKLYTQPEEVAYAYEELSKVSSNFTIAAAFGNVHGVYKPGNVKLTPKILKNSQEFITKKYGVEENHIDFVFHGGSGSSLEEIREAIGYGVIKMNIDTDMQYAFMSGIRDYMGKNADYLKSQIGSPDGPESPNKKYYDPRKWLREGEVTFITRLKQAFSDLNNVDTL; via the coding sequence ATGAGTCATAATATAAAACCAGGTGTTGCAACTGGATCAGAAGTACAAGCTATTTTTAAATATGCAAAAGAAAAAGGATTTGCTTTACCAGCAGTAAACGTTATTGGATCTGACACTATTAATGGTGTTTTAGAAACAGCAAGAGATTTAAATGCTCCTGTAATTATTCAGTTTTCTAATGGTGGTGCACAATTTAATGCTGGAAAAGGTTTATCTAATGAAGGTGAAAAAGCTGCAATTGCAGGTGGTATTGCTGGTGCAAAACACATACATGAATTAGCTGTAGCTTATGGAGTTCCTGTTATTTTACATACAGACCACTGTGCAAAAAAATTATTACCTTGGATAGACGGATTATTAGATGCTTCAGAAAAACATTTTGAAGAAACTGGTAAACCTTTATATAGCTCTCACATGATAGATTTATCTGAAGAGCCTATTGAAGAAAATATAGCAATTTGTAAAACATATTTAGCTCGTATGAGTAAAATGGGTATGACTTTAGAAATTGAATTAGGTATTACAGGTGGTGAAGAAGATGGTGTTGACAATAGTGATGTTGATGAATCTAAATTATATACACAACCAGAAGAAGTTGCTTATGCTTACGAAGAGTTATCTAAAGTAAGTAGTAATTTTACAATTGCTGCAGCCTTTGGTAACGTTCATGGTGTTTACAAGCCAGGAAACGTAAAATTAACTCCAAAAATCTTAAAAAATTCTCAAGAATTTATTACTAAGAAATATGGTGTTGAAGAAAACCATATCGATTTTGTATTTCACGGAGGATCTGGTTCTTCTTTAGAAGAAATTAGAGAAGCTATTGGTTATGGTGTTATTAAAATGAACATTGACACTGATATGCAATATGCTTTTATGAGCGGAATTAGAGATTATATGGGTAAAAATGCAGATTATTTAAAATCTCAAATTGGAAGCCCTGATGGACCTGAATCTCCAAACAAAAAATATTACGACCCAAGAAAATGGTTACGTGAAGGTGAAGTTACTTTTATTACACGTTTAAAACAAGCATTTTCTGACTTAAACAACGTAGATACTTTATAA
- the accD gene encoding acetyl-CoA carboxylase, carboxyltransferase subunit beta, with protein MAWFKRTDKGIQTSTEDKKDTPKGLWYKTPSGKIIDTEELKRNLYVSPEDGYHVRIGSKEYFELFFDENKFKELDPNLTSKDPLKFEDTKKYPERLKAAQEKTKLKDAVRTAVGKSLGKDLVIAAMDFAFIGGSMGSVVGEKIARAIDYSIKNKIPFLMISKSGGARMMEASLSLMQMVKTSVKLAQLAEVNIPYISLCTDPTTGGTTASYAMLGDINIAEPNALIAFAGPRVVKDTTGKDLPEGFQKSEFVLEHGFLDAIYERKNLKKQINLYIDLIQNIPVRA; from the coding sequence ATGGCTTGGTTTAAAAGAACGGATAAAGGAATACAAACTTCTACAGAAGATAAAAAAGATACTCCAAAAGGGTTATGGTACAAAACACCTAGTGGAAAAATAATAGATACAGAAGAATTAAAAAGAAACTTATATGTAAGTCCAGAAGACGGTTATCATGTAAGAATAGGTAGTAAAGAATATTTCGAATTATTTTTTGATGAAAATAAGTTTAAAGAATTAGACCCAAATCTTACCTCTAAAGATCCTTTAAAGTTCGAAGACACAAAAAAATACCCAGAAAGATTAAAAGCCGCACAAGAAAAAACCAAATTAAAAGATGCTGTTAGAACGGCTGTAGGAAAATCTTTAGGAAAAGACCTTGTAATTGCAGCAATGGATTTTGCTTTTATTGGTGGATCAATGGGATCTGTTGTTGGAGAAAAAATAGCAAGAGCTATCGATTATTCAATAAAAAATAAAATTCCATTTTTAATGATTTCTAAATCTGGAGGTGCAAGAATGATGGAAGCATCTTTATCTTTAATGCAAATGGTAAAAACATCTGTTAAATTAGCGCAATTAGCAGAGGTAAACATTCCTTACATATCTTTATGTACAGACCCTACAACCGGTGGTACAACTGCATCTTACGCTATGTTGGGAGATATTAATATTGCAGAACCAAATGCATTAATTGCTTTTGCAGGACCAAGAGTTGTAAAAGATACTACAGGTAAAGACTTACCAGAAGGTTTTCAAAAATCTGAATTTGTCTTAGAACACGGTTTCTTAGATGCAATTTACGAACGTAAAAATTTAAAAAAACAGATTAATTTGTATATCGACTTAATACAAAATATACCTGTTAGAGCATAA